The Bacillus sp. Marseille-Q1617 genome has a segment encoding these proteins:
- a CDS encoding MBL fold metallo-hydrolase: MKIQLIRNATLVVQYAGKKFLIDPFLAEKGSYPPFPNSVRQDQQNPLVGLPVSIGEIIQDIDAVVVTHLHPDHYDEAAKDVLPKDIKMFVQSEEDAISVKNDGFQHVEVLGEQSFFEEIQLTKTKGEHGRGEILKFAGPVCGIVFKHKDEKTLYVAGDTVWYEGVREEIESHKPDIIVVNAGDNQFLEGGSLVMGKDDVLETAKAAPKATIMAVHMEAVNHWTLSREELRKFADEKGISAKVIVPEDGDTVNF; this comes from the coding sequence ATGAAAATTCAACTGATCAGAAATGCAACCTTGGTGGTTCAGTATGCCGGAAAGAAATTCTTGATTGATCCCTTCCTGGCTGAAAAAGGCAGCTACCCGCCATTCCCGAATTCAGTGCGGCAGGACCAGCAAAACCCTTTGGTCGGTCTGCCGGTTTCAATAGGGGAAATCATCCAAGATATAGATGCCGTAGTCGTCACGCATCTGCACCCGGATCACTATGACGAGGCAGCCAAAGATGTCCTTCCGAAGGACATCAAGATGTTTGTTCAAAGTGAAGAAGACGCTATCTCCGTAAAAAACGACGGTTTTCAACATGTCGAAGTTCTCGGGGAACAATCTTTCTTCGAAGAGATCCAACTAACAAAAACCAAAGGCGAGCACGGACGAGGCGAAATTCTCAAATTTGCCGGTCCGGTATGCGGCATCGTCTTCAAACACAAAGATGAGAAGACACTATATGTAGCAGGAGATACGGTCTGGTATGAAGGTGTCCGCGAAGAAATCGAATCCCACAAGCCTGATATCATCGTCGTCAACGCCGGTGACAATCAATTTCTTGAAGGCGGCTCCCTCGTCATGGGAAAAGATGATGTACTTGAAACAGCCAAAGCAGCGCCCAAAGCCACCATCATGGCCGTCCACATGGAAGCCGTCAACCATTGGACCCTATCGAGAGAAGAGCTGAGGAAATTTGCTGATGAAAAAGGAATCTCCGCAAAAGTAATCGTTCCAGAAGACGGAGACACTGTTAACTTCTAA
- a CDS encoding Lrp/AsnC family transcriptional regulator, translated as MIDQTDLKIIEELSKNSRITMKELGGMVHLTAPAASARVAKLEDSGIIEGYTISINQMKMGFAVHAILHIYLRSVNHQPYLSFVRANTEHVIHNYKVSGESCYLLECRFQSNEVLDEFLTKLSEFVSYKLSIVINS; from the coding sequence ATGATCGATCAAACGGATTTAAAAATTATTGAGGAACTGTCCAAGAACAGCCGGATCACGATGAAAGAATTGGGCGGGATGGTCCACTTGACCGCGCCTGCTGCCTCAGCCAGGGTGGCAAAATTAGAAGACAGCGGGATCATTGAGGGTTATACCATCAGCATCAATCAAATGAAGATGGGCTTTGCGGTCCATGCCATCCTCCATATCTACTTGAGGAGCGTAAACCACCAACCTTATTTGTCTTTCGTCAGGGCCAACACCGAACACGTCATACACAATTATAAAGTCAGCGGAGAGAGCTGCTACCTCCTCGAATGCAGATTCCAGTCCAACGAAGTATTGGATGAATTTTTAACAAAGCTGAGTGAGTTTGTGAGTTATAAATTGTCTATTGTGATTAATAGTTAG
- a CDS encoding helix-turn-helix transcriptional regulator: protein MKNKIKELRAERKMTQDQLAARLDVSRQTIISLERERYNPSINLAFKIARVFQCSIEDIFIYEEDNE, encoded by the coding sequence ATGAAAAATAAAATAAAAGAACTGCGGGCTGAGAGAAAAATGACCCAGGATCAGCTGGCGGCCCGACTGGATGTGTCGAGACAAACCATCATCTCACTGGAAAGAGAACGGTATAATCCATCCATCAATCTGGCCTTCAAGATTGCGCGTGTTTTTCAATGCAGCATCGAAGATATCTTTATTTATGAGGAGGATAATGAATGA
- a CDS encoding DUF4181 domain-containing protein — protein sequence MFWIKFSIIVMIVFILISIVKLVLRKSFRIEKVKKDWFSYNYINDLHGKIDKWIRITTTITLLGLSWFLLFYNEDLMYFYLFAVVFFMVVDYGVRAFFEWKQSDHPKQAILTLAEMLIIVTAIFVVFQIGLLGT from the coding sequence GTGTTTTGGATAAAATTCAGCATCATTGTCATGATTGTTTTTATACTTATATCAATCGTTAAATTGGTCTTAAGAAAATCATTTAGAATAGAGAAAGTTAAAAAAGACTGGTTTTCCTATAATTATATAAATGATCTGCATGGCAAAATTGATAAGTGGATAAGGATTACTACAACAATCACTCTGCTTGGTTTAAGTTGGTTTCTGTTGTTCTACAATGAAGATCTCATGTACTTCTACTTATTCGCAGTAGTCTTTTTTATGGTAGTGGATTATGGAGTAAGAGCATTTTTTGAATGGAAACAAAGTGATCATCCAAAACAAGCTATATTAACGTTGGCTGAGATGTTGATCATTGTAACAGCAATATTTGTGGTGTTTCAAATTGGGTTGCTGGGTACTTGA
- a CDS encoding bifunctional cytochrome P450/NADPH--P450 reductase has translation MEKYEAIPQPKTYGPLGHLPLIDKDNPTLSFMKLAEEQGPIFRLQTPSSSTILVSGHELVKEVCDQARFDKSIEGALEKVRAFGGDGLFTSRTDEENWSKAHNILMPTFSQRAMKDYHGMMVDIAVQLVQKWARLNPNEEVDVPEDMTRLTLDTIGLCGFNYRFNSFYRESPHPFIISMVRAMDEAMHQLQRLDIQDKLMVRTKRQYKHDIQTMFSMVDNIIAERKANGSQEENDLLSRMLNVKDPETGEKLDDENIRYQIITFLIAGHETTSGLLSFALYFLMKNPDKFKKAYEEVDQVFSGPAPTYKQVNDLKYIKMILNESLRLWPTAPAFSLYAKEDTVLAGKYPVKKEEERITVLIPELHRDKDAWGADAEEFRPERFENPEKVPHHAYKPFGNGQRACIGMQFALHEATIVLGMLLKHFEFIDDKDYQLNVKQTLTLKPGDFKIKVKQREQMAVDFSLYASGSSEIAQEKEETGAHEVPVVSGLNDRPLLVLYGSDAGTAEGVAKELADTASFHGVRTEVSPLNDRVGSLPSEGAVLIVTSSYNGKPPSNAGQFVQWLEEVKPGELEGVHYAVFGCGDHNWASTYQNVPRLIDEKLSEKGAVRFSGRGEGDASGDFEEQLEQWKDNMWADAVETFGLKVENKGGKERNSLSMEFVSGIGGSPLALSYEAVNTNILDNRELQSSDSGRSTRHIEVALPSGLTYKEGDHLGVLPKNSVKNVNRVLKRFGLKGNDQVVLSASGRSAAHLPLDRPVSLSDILSHCVELQEAATRAQIRELAAYTVCPPHKKELEALLEEGVYQEQVLKKRVSMLDFMEKYEACELPFERFMELLPALKPRYYSISSSPSVDAGKLSITVGVVRDAAWSGMGEYEGVASNYLAGLEPGENIACFIRTPQSNFELPVDPETPIIMVGPGTGVAPFRGFLQARRILKEQGMPVAEAHLYFGCRHCDHDFIYRDELERDEQSSIVTLHTAFSRMEGQPKTYVQHLMNEDANHLIELLDRGAHLYICGDGSRMAPEVEDTLREAYREVHGASDEESKNWLDQLEQDGRFGKDVWAGI, from the coding sequence ATGGAAAAATATGAAGCGATCCCACAGCCAAAGACATACGGTCCACTTGGACATCTCCCGCTGATTGACAAGGATAATCCGACTTTGTCCTTCATGAAACTGGCAGAAGAACAAGGACCCATCTTCCGCCTTCAAACACCTTCTTCTTCGACAATCCTCGTGTCGGGGCATGAGCTCGTTAAAGAGGTATGTGATCAGGCAAGGTTTGATAAAAGCATCGAGGGCGCACTCGAAAAGGTACGTGCCTTCGGCGGGGACGGGCTGTTCACAAGCCGGACCGATGAAGAAAATTGGAGCAAGGCACACAATATCCTCATGCCTACCTTCAGCCAGCGTGCGATGAAGGATTATCACGGAATGATGGTAGATATCGCCGTCCAGCTTGTTCAGAAGTGGGCCCGGCTGAATCCGAATGAAGAAGTCGATGTTCCAGAAGATATGACTCGCCTCACACTCGATACGATCGGGCTGTGCGGGTTCAATTACCGGTTCAACAGTTTCTACCGTGAAAGCCCCCATCCGTTCATCATAAGTATGGTCCGGGCAATGGATGAAGCGATGCACCAGTTGCAGAGACTGGACATACAGGATAAGCTGATGGTGCGGACGAAGCGTCAATACAAGCATGATATACAGACGATGTTCTCGATGGTCGACAACATCATCGCTGAACGGAAGGCAAATGGATCTCAGGAAGAGAACGATTTATTATCCCGGATGTTGAATGTGAAGGATCCTGAAACCGGAGAGAAGCTTGATGATGAGAATATCCGGTACCAGATCATCACCTTCCTGATCGCCGGTCATGAAACAACAAGCGGGCTCTTGTCATTCGCCCTCTACTTCCTGATGAAAAATCCTGATAAATTTAAAAAAGCCTACGAGGAAGTGGATCAAGTATTCTCAGGACCTGCACCAACCTATAAACAGGTCAACGATCTGAAATATATAAAGATGATCCTGAACGAATCACTTCGGCTATGGCCGACGGCCCCTGCCTTCAGCCTCTATGCCAAAGAGGATACCGTCCTTGCCGGCAAGTACCCGGTCAAGAAAGAAGAGGAACGGATCACCGTGCTGATTCCTGAGCTCCACCGTGATAAAGACGCATGGGGAGCCGATGCGGAGGAATTCCGCCCTGAGCGCTTCGAGAACCCGGAAAAAGTACCTCATCATGCATACAAGCCGTTCGGCAACGGGCAGCGCGCGTGCATAGGGATGCAGTTCGCCCTACACGAAGCAACCATCGTCCTCGGCATGCTCCTGAAGCATTTCGAGTTCATTGATGATAAGGACTACCAGCTCAATGTCAAACAAACCCTGACGCTGAAACCGGGTGATTTTAAAATAAAAGTCAAACAGCGTGAGCAGATGGCTGTCGACTTCTCTCTTTATGCTTCAGGTTCAAGTGAAATAGCACAGGAGAAAGAAGAAACTGGTGCTCACGAGGTACCTGTCGTATCAGGGCTCAATGACCGTCCCCTTCTTGTCCTTTACGGTTCTGATGCCGGTACGGCTGAAGGTGTGGCGAAGGAGCTTGCCGATACGGCCAGCTTCCACGGAGTGCGCACGGAGGTCTCGCCTCTTAACGACCGCGTAGGCAGTCTTCCATCAGAGGGGGCCGTTTTGATCGTCACTTCCTCCTACAACGGTAAGCCGCCAAGCAATGCCGGACAATTTGTCCAATGGCTTGAAGAAGTAAAGCCGGGCGAACTCGAAGGCGTCCATTACGCCGTATTCGGCTGCGGGGATCACAATTGGGCCAGCACATATCAGAACGTCCCAAGACTGATTGACGAAAAGCTTTCAGAAAAAGGTGCCGTAAGATTTTCGGGACGCGGCGAAGGTGATGCGAGCGGCGACTTCGAGGAGCAGCTCGAACAGTGGAAAGACAATATGTGGGCTGATGCTGTAGAGACATTCGGTCTGAAAGTCGAAAATAAGGGCGGCAAGGAACGAAACAGTCTCAGTATGGAATTTGTCAGCGGCATCGGCGGTTCACCGCTTGCGCTGTCTTATGAAGCAGTAAATACAAATATCCTTGATAATCGTGAGCTTCAGTCATCTGACAGCGGAAGAAGCACCCGTCACATCGAGGTTGCCCTGCCGTCAGGGCTGACCTATAAGGAAGGGGATCACCTCGGGGTACTTCCGAAGAACAGTGTGAAAAATGTGAATCGCGTATTGAAGCGTTTCGGCCTGAAAGGAAATGACCAGGTAGTTCTGTCTGCAAGCGGACGGAGCGCGGCACATCTGCCGCTCGACCGCCCGGTTTCCTTATCGGATATCCTTTCTCACTGCGTGGAATTACAGGAAGCGGCCACCCGCGCCCAAATCAGGGAACTGGCGGCCTATACGGTGTGTCCGCCTCATAAGAAAGAACTTGAAGCCTTGCTTGAAGAAGGAGTCTATCAGGAGCAGGTATTAAAAAAACGCGTCTCCATGCTCGATTTTATGGAAAAATACGAAGCATGCGAGCTTCCGTTTGAACGGTTCATGGAACTGCTCCCTGCTCTTAAACCGAGATATTATTCCATCTCGTCTTCCCCTTCTGTCGATGCTGGAAAACTGAGCATTACGGTCGGTGTTGTCAGGGACGCTGCCTGGAGCGGAATGGGTGAATATGAAGGTGTCGCTTCTAATTACCTTGCTGGTCTTGAACCGGGTGAAAACATCGCTTGTTTCATTCGCACGCCTCAGTCGAATTTCGAGCTGCCGGTTGACCCTGAAACACCAATCATCATGGTTGGTCCGGGTACCGGCGTGGCTCCGTTCAGAGGCTTCCTGCAGGCTCGCCGCATTCTTAAAGAACAAGGAATGCCGGTTGCCGAGGCCCATCTTTATTTCGGATGCCGTCATTGTGACCATGATTTCATCTACCGCGATGAACTCGAGCGGGATGAACAGAGTAGCATCGTCACACTCCATACTGCGTTCTCACGAATGGAAGGACAGCCGAAAACGTATGTACAGCATCTGATGAATGAGGACGCCAACCACCTGATAGAGCTCTTGGACCGCGGCGCACATCTCTATATTTGCGGTGACGGCAGCAGGATGGCTCCTGAAGTCGAAGACACCCTGCGTGAAGCCTACCGGGAAGTTCACGGTGCTTCTGATGAAGAATCGAAGAACTGGCTCGATCAGCTAGAGCAGGATGGCCGGTTCGGTAAGGATGTTTGGGCAGGGATTTAA
- a CDS encoding TetR/AcrR family transcriptional regulator, giving the protein MTQSDQQKKAPGRPRLNKEVAKGELLRSATKLFSTKGFEETSLREIASDADVNMALIKYHFGSKMDLWKAVILKLSEEVLEFNDFDLEEVRNYSDMRQMLGDLFDRMVDMTFEHPEFSLFVMNESIQKGERFDHLFERLITPFHEQSYPFIIKGIELGVLADQDPEELIVMLLSSVSYQQAAPHILANFTPVTNDEAQWKEVIKHSLRANFIK; this is encoded by the coding sequence ATGACTCAATCTGACCAGCAAAAAAAAGCGCCTGGAAGACCCCGTTTGAATAAAGAAGTGGCCAAGGGTGAACTCTTGCGTTCTGCCACAAAGTTGTTTTCAACCAAAGGGTTCGAGGAAACGAGCCTTCGGGAAATTGCTTCGGATGCGGATGTGAATATGGCACTGATCAAGTATCATTTCGGTTCTAAAATGGACCTGTGGAAAGCGGTGATCCTGAAGCTCTCGGAAGAAGTTCTCGAATTCAATGATTTCGATTTGGAAGAGGTCCGGAATTATTCGGATATGCGGCAGATGCTGGGTGATCTTTTCGACAGGATGGTCGATATGACGTTTGAGCATCCGGAGTTCAGTTTATTTGTGATGAACGAAAGCATTCAAAAAGGCGAACGGTTTGACCACTTATTTGAGAGGTTGATTACACCGTTTCATGAACAAAGTTATCCGTTTATTATAAAAGGAATTGAATTGGGCGTACTTGCTGACCAGGATCCAGAAGAGCTCATCGTGATGCTTCTGTCATCCGTTTCCTATCAGCAGGCTGCCCCACATATCTTGGCGAATTTCACGCCGGTTACGAACGACGAAGCACAATGGAAAGAAGTGATCAAGCACAGCCTGCGGGCAAACTTTATAAAGTGA
- a CDS encoding S8 family serine peptidase, translating into MKVGKILGTVVMSALLVSPAYTSPVDATENAEKVRVLISSTTDKAENNAKQNYGVRWDFDQNSFSTEVTEAQYKALQKNKNLSVELVDEVSLNAKPGSNATAAPSDQTPWGIEAMYEDANISATSGGSGVKVAVLDTGANRNHSDLVNNVEQCNDFTQRKSSLVTNFCEDKNGHGTHVAGTVLADGGAGDGIYGVAPDAKLWAYKVLNDRGSGYSDDIAAAIRYAADEADRLNVNTVISMSLGSSSESSLITDAVNYAYNKGVLVVAAAGNSGPSANTIGYPGAVENAVAVAALEDVQENGTYRVADFSSRGNPNTDGDYVIGVRDVEVSAPGRAIESTWYDGTYHTISGTSMATPHVSGLAAKIWAANPSLSAAQLRAEIQNRATGNDILGGSGAAAGDDYASGFGFPTVNP; encoded by the coding sequence ATGAAAGTAGGAAAGATTCTTGGAACTGTCGTGATGAGTGCACTTCTGGTCAGCCCGGCTTATACGAGTCCGGTTGATGCCACAGAGAATGCAGAAAAAGTCCGTGTTCTTATTTCATCCACCACTGACAAGGCAGAAAACAATGCTAAGCAAAATTATGGTGTCCGTTGGGACTTCGACCAGAACAGTTTTTCTACGGAAGTAACGGAAGCGCAGTACAAAGCTTTGCAGAAGAATAAAAATCTATCTGTCGAACTTGTTGATGAAGTATCATTGAATGCTAAGCCTGGTTCAAATGCAACAGCCGCACCAAGTGATCAGACCCCTTGGGGAATTGAAGCGATGTATGAGGATGCCAATATCAGCGCAACATCCGGCGGAAGCGGAGTGAAAGTGGCGGTCCTTGATACCGGAGCTAACAGGAATCACTCGGATCTTGTAAACAACGTTGAGCAATGTAACGATTTCACCCAACGAAAATCAAGCCTCGTCACAAACTTCTGTGAAGATAAAAACGGCCACGGGACCCATGTTGCAGGAACAGTCCTTGCTGACGGCGGTGCTGGGGACGGAATCTATGGTGTAGCACCGGATGCCAAATTGTGGGCCTACAAAGTATTGAATGACCGCGGATCCGGTTACTCTGACGACATTGCAGCCGCTATCCGTTATGCTGCGGATGAAGCTGACCGTTTAAATGTCAATACGGTGATTTCGATGTCACTAGGATCCAGTTCAGAAAGTTCTTTGATCACAGACGCTGTCAACTATGCCTATAACAAAGGTGTACTTGTCGTGGCAGCAGCTGGTAACTCAGGACCTAGCGCCAACACGATCGGATACCCGGGTGCGGTGGAAAATGCGGTGGCAGTGGCAGCACTTGAAGATGTTCAGGAAAACGGGACATACCGCGTAGCTGACTTCTCTTCCCGTGGAAACCCGAATACTGATGGTGATTACGTAATCGGAGTGCGTGACGTGGAAGTGTCTGCACCGGGTCGTGCAATCGAGTCCACTTGGTACGATGGTACGTACCACACTATCAGCGGTACGTCGATGGCTACTCCACACGTATCAGGGCTTGCTGCAAAAATCTGGGCGGCAAACCCTAGTTTATCTGCAGCGCAGCTTCGTGCAGAAATTCAAAACCGTGCGACAGGCAACGATATTCTCGGCGGCTCAGGTGCAGCAGCGGGAGATGACTATGCCTCAGGATTCGGATTCCCGACTGTGAATCCTTAA
- a CDS encoding Nif3-like dinuclear metal center hexameric protein yields MENLIHIVRQLDEEFKINSFGKDPAFSRFIPQAYEGEFDWREKFEPEFNELFNGLMIKGHPEVKRVFLAVFPTEEVLEEFIHNGKSGDLLFMHHPLLMECGDPNGKWGRGFVPIEETLLDQVRSKGLSIYTCHAPMDYHGTLGTSQAIAEALNVDITERFIQDEKDGCIGIIGNVQAVNTEDLIENLKRIFDIPYVDFEGQIKEIKKVAIVAGCGDKTHWMQLAEKRGADAYISGEIHCHIDNDYGRKRFAEVIEYASQTNMSLIGVSHSASEYLVKKSLIAPWFEKNFDIGTIHLIPQKDWWL; encoded by the coding sequence ATGGAAAACTTAATCCATATTGTTCGTCAACTGGATGAAGAGTTTAAGATTAATAGCTTTGGAAAGGATCCTGCTTTTAGCAGATTCATTCCTCAGGCTTATGAAGGTGAATTTGATTGGAGAGAGAAATTCGAGCCTGAGTTTAACGAACTATTCAATGGACTAATGATAAAGGGACATCCAGAGGTGAAAAGAGTATTTTTGGCCGTTTTCCCTACGGAGGAAGTTTTAGAGGAATTCATTCATAACGGGAAGTCTGGGGACCTGCTTTTCATGCATCATCCTTTATTGATGGAGTGCGGTGATCCAAATGGAAAGTGGGGCAGGGGATTCGTTCCGATCGAAGAAACGCTGTTGGATCAAGTGAGAAGTAAGGGACTTTCCATTTATACATGTCACGCTCCCATGGATTATCACGGGACTTTAGGGACAAGCCAGGCGATTGCAGAAGCACTGAATGTTGATATCACGGAGAGGTTCATACAAGACGAAAAAGATGGCTGCATTGGAATAATCGGAAATGTGCAAGCAGTAAACACGGAAGACTTAATAGAAAACCTCAAACGTATTTTCGACATACCTTATGTGGATTTTGAAGGACAGATAAAAGAAATTAAAAAAGTAGCAATTGTCGCTGGCTGCGGAGATAAAACCCATTGGATGCAACTGGCTGAAAAAAGAGGGGCAGACGCGTACATATCAGGTGAAATTCACTGTCATATCGATAATGATTATGGAAGAAAAAGATTTGCTGAAGTAATAGAGTACGCAAGTCAGACAAATATGTCTTTGATTGGTGTTTCACATTCTGCATCTGAATATTTAGTGAAGAAATCTTTGATAGCGCCATGGTTTGAGAAGAATTTTGACATTGGCACTATTCATCTGATTCCACAGAAAGATTGGTGGCTGTAA
- a CDS encoding ASCH domain-containing protein has product MKGLIIKSPWIDMILEGKKTGEIRGSNTKTRGTIALIKSGSGMVYGEINLIDSKELSLPDYQESIGFHGVESETAAVLPYRRTYAWVLEKPRIYKEPVPYKHPMGAVIWVRLSE; this is encoded by the coding sequence ATGAAAGGACTTATCATCAAATCACCCTGGATCGATATGATTTTAGAAGGAAAGAAGACGGGGGAAATCAGGGGATCCAACACGAAAACACGCGGGACGATTGCGCTCATAAAGAGTGGTTCCGGCATGGTGTATGGAGAAATAAACCTCATTGATAGCAAAGAATTAAGTTTACCAGATTACCAGGAAAGCATAGGCTTCCACGGTGTGGAAAGTGAAACTGCTGCAGTTCTGCCTTATAGAAGAACCTACGCCTGGGTATTAGAAAAACCGCGAATCTATAAAGAGCCTGTTCCTTATAAGCATCCGATGGGCGCGGTTATTTGGGTAAGGCTCTCTGAATAG
- a CDS encoding zinc-binding alcohol dehydrogenase: MNQNTLVLLGKRELKWIQKELRPLENDEVLVKTIAGAISIGAELPQYLEMDITERQPRYPKETGYENYGEIVEVGEGVASLKKGDRVIASFGHKDYGIIGEQKAIQVPKDIHYADALLTILSCDAAKGVLKLNPGKEDKVLVTGMGTMGLLTLYFLREYMDVRHVDVVEPNASRGGLAHQLGASCVFKDTSECPRDFYHYGLECSGNNAAFHCLQSSLLPEAELCILSDGNKDVFNLQPEFYEKELKIVGSSDGWDYRKHSQWYFENVRCKGSVLNRLFELTIGKKGLVRCFEDLGEGRVDPLKVLVEYE, from the coding sequence ATGAATCAAAACACTCTTGTGCTACTTGGAAAAAGAGAATTGAAGTGGATTCAAAAAGAACTTCGGCCACTTGAAAACGATGAAGTCCTGGTGAAAACAATCGCAGGAGCCATCAGCATAGGAGCGGAACTGCCGCAGTATCTGGAAATGGATATAACGGAGAGGCAGCCGCGCTACCCCAAGGAAACCGGGTATGAAAACTACGGTGAAATCGTTGAGGTCGGTGAAGGGGTTGCCTCGCTGAAAAAAGGTGACAGAGTCATTGCGTCTTTCGGGCATAAAGACTACGGGATCATTGGGGAGCAAAAAGCCATACAGGTCCCAAAAGATATTCACTACGCAGATGCACTACTTACAATACTTTCATGTGATGCGGCAAAAGGTGTACTAAAACTGAATCCAGGCAAAGAAGATAAAGTATTGGTGACCGGCATGGGGACGATGGGGCTATTGACGCTTTATTTTCTCAGGGAGTATATGGATGTCCGTCACGTTGATGTTGTGGAACCTAATGCTTCAAGGGGAGGGCTTGCGCATCAATTAGGCGCAAGTTGTGTTTTTAAAGACACATCAGAATGTCCAAGAGATTTTTATCATTACGGACTGGAGTGTTCAGGAAACAATGCTGCCTTTCATTGTCTGCAATCTTCCCTTTTGCCGGAGGCTGAGTTGTGTATCCTGTCAGATGGAAATAAGGACGTCTTTAATCTGCAGCCGGAGTTTTATGAGAAGGAATTAAAGATCGTTGGCTCGAGTGATGGCTGGGATTATCGGAAGCATTCGCAATGGTATTTTGAAAATGTAAGGTGCAAAGGCTCGGTTCTGAATCGTTTGTTTGAATTGACAATTGGGAAGAAAGGTTTAGTCCGTTGTTTTGAGGATTTGGGGGAAGGTCGGGTGGACCCTTTGAAAGTCTTGGTCGAGTATGAATAA
- a CDS encoding MBL fold metallo-hydrolase — MMKKYICTTCGVQYAESNSTPEHCAICEEERQYVNPDGQSWTTHDELVYCGNYKNIITKEEEGLYSITTTPKVGIGQTAYLIVKEGFNILWDCITFLDDETIAFIRSLGGIDAIALSHPHYYSRQADWAKVFAAPIYIHHDDRKWIMEPSEYIRLWEDEEKELIDGVNLHRLGGHFKGGAVLHWGNGDRGKGVLLTGDIIQVVADTEWVSFMYSYPNLIPLPAGKVEEMAKKAGELLFNRLYNAFHRVVKENAYHAVQRSADRYIKAVNGQLFDT; from the coding sequence ATGATGAAAAAGTATATCTGTACGACTTGTGGAGTCCAATACGCTGAGAGTAACAGCACACCTGAGCATTGCGCAATTTGTGAAGAAGAAAGGCAGTATGTCAATCCTGATGGTCAGTCATGGACTACCCACGATGAATTGGTGTATTGCGGAAACTATAAAAATATCATTACTAAGGAAGAAGAAGGGCTGTACAGTATCACGACGACACCGAAAGTAGGAATCGGGCAGACGGCCTATTTAATCGTAAAAGAAGGTTTCAATATTCTTTGGGACTGTATCACGTTTTTAGATGACGAAACGATTGCATTCATCCGTTCATTGGGCGGAATCGATGCCATTGCCCTTTCTCATCCCCATTACTATTCAAGACAAGCGGATTGGGCCAAAGTGTTCGCTGCACCGATTTACATTCATCATGATGATCGCAAATGGATCATGGAACCCAGTGAGTATATTCGTTTGTGGGAAGATGAGGAAAAAGAGTTGATTGATGGCGTCAACCTGCATCGTCTTGGCGGCCATTTTAAAGGCGGTGCAGTGCTGCATTGGGGAAATGGGGATAGAGGGAAAGGAGTCCTTCTGACCGGGGATATCATTCAAGTTGTGGCCGATACCGAGTGGGTAAGCTTTATGTACAGCTACCCGAATTTGATTCCTCTGCCTGCAGGCAAAGTTGAGGAGATGGCGAAGAAAGCAGGGGAGCTTCTGTTTAATAGGTTATATAACGCTTTTCACAGAGTGGTAAAAGAGAACGCCTATCATGCAGTTCAACGATCGGCGGATCGTTATATAAAGGCGGTAAATGGTCAATTGTTCGATACGTGA